The following coding sequences lie in one Rutidosis leptorrhynchoides isolate AG116_Rl617_1_P2 chromosome 6, CSIRO_AGI_Rlap_v1, whole genome shotgun sequence genomic window:
- the LOC139854881 gene encoding uncharacterized protein has product MVDNENGSDSGASETSVDGGEEFGSSDDLNYIPHIILPADDKILESEEQPGLNFEEFDSGNELDTVEMRRKLRLKHIRSTNQEDPNLIQLHKFYVGQRFSSSTQVKERVRLHSIETRRDLHLHKNDKVRVRVRCLGLGLNDQNKPNCPWTLLVSKGKNEDTWLVKTLNELHLCQQKRELRQCTSSILSKQIGDTLVVDPDLKAGAIQDIMSKKYELGIKKSTAYRAKAKAKKAIVGYYREQYLRLRDYCLELQKRNPNTTTRIQVHPEPNVNSDSRVFKRAYICLGPLKEGFRACQREILGLDGAFLKGPYTGQLLSAVGVDPNNGTYPLAYAIVEAETTDSWKWFLECIGDDLNLDSRTLASVYPSAEHRFCVRHIYENMRGSYKGGVIKDLVWKCATRTTVEEFDATMDELRREIESAYNYLKDIAPHHWSRAHFTEWKLKSNPLSYCV; this is encoded by the exons ATGGTTGATAATGAAAATGGTAGTGATAGTGGTGCTTCAGAAACTAGTGTGGATGGTGGTGAGGAATTTGGTAGTAGTGATGATTTGAACTATATACCTCATATAATACTACCTGCTGATGATAAAATTTTAGAAAGTGAAGAACAACCAGGATTGAACTTTGAGGAATTTGATAGTGGAAATGAGTTAGACACTGTTGAAATGAGAAGGAAGTTAAGGTTGAAACACATAAGATCAACCAATCAAGAAGACCCAAACCTCATTCAGTTGCACAAGTTTTATGTTGGTCAACGGTTTTCATCATCAACACAAGTTAAAGAGAGAGTAAGATTGCATTCAATTGAAACTAGAAGGGACTTACATCTGCACAAGAATGATAAGGTGAGGGTAAGGGTGAGATGTTTAGGATTAGGACTAAATGATCAAAATAAGCCAAATTGCCCATGGACTTTACTTGTTTCCAAGGGCAAGAATGAGGACACATGGTTAGTGAAGACCCTAAATGAATTGCATTTATGTCAGCAAAAGAGAGAACTTAGACAATGCACATCTTCAATTCTGTCTAAACAAATTGGTGATACACTTGTTGTAGATCCTGATCTAAAAGCAGGTGCAATTCAGGATATTATGTCTAAAAAGTATGAGTTAGGAATCAAGAAAAGCACAGCTTATAGGGCAAAGGCTAAGGCAAAGAAAGCTATAGTTGGTTATTATAGGGAACAATATTTAAGGCTTAGAGATTATTGTTTAGAGTTGCAAAAGAGAAATCCCAATACAACAACAAGAATTCAAGTTCATCCTGAACCTAATGTCAATTCAGATAGTAGGGTGTTTAAAAGGGCTTACATTTGTTTGGGTCCCCTCAAAGAAGGATTTAGGGCTTGCCAAAGAGAGATTTTAGGGCTTGATGGTGCATTTTTAAAGGGTCCTTATACAGGTCAACTTTTGTCAGCTGTTGGAGTTGATCCTAACAATGGGACATATCCTTTAGCATATGCAATTGTGGAAGCTGAAACAACTGATTCTTGGAAATGGTTTTTGGAATGCATCGGTGATGATTTGAATTTAGATTCAAGGA CTTTGGCATCGGTGTATCCTAGTGCTGAGCATAGATTTTGTGTTAGACATATCTATGAAAATATGAGAGGATCCTATAAAGGGGGTGTAATAAAAGACTTGGTATGGAAATGTGCAACTAGAACAACTGTTGAAGAATTTGATGCTACAATGGATGAACTTAGAAGGGAAATTGAAAGTGCATACAATTACTTGAAGGATATTGCACCACATCATTGGAGTAGGGCTCACTTTACTG AGTGGAAATTGAAAAGCAATCCACTATCATACTGTGTATGA